In the Anolis sagrei isolate rAnoSag1 chromosome 1, rAnoSag1.mat, whole genome shotgun sequence genome, CACTGGAAGCACATCTTGTTTATGATAGACAGTTTTTTTTccgaatgtgaagaaacttcttcagactTCTGTGATATTGCCAGCTTCAACAGCTACAAATAAAAAGTCATTTTGAACTCTAaagcatttgaaaacatacataagaagcacaatggagcaaaaaaaaagactgactggacttatACTCTTGAGTATCTATTGAAGTTTatcgatggagcctgatttctgtcgaagtgtattgacacagttgtCAAGTATTTCCAACAGGTGTTGTAGTATTTTTTAACCACTAATTATCAATTAAGaatcattttcagtttttttactTGAAattttgtagctaaaatagaaatatGATTTAATTaattctatataaaatatagaatgactcatacaatttaaattattttgtgttctgGACCTTCTCTTCATGATTcgctaaaataaataaacattgttcCAACACTCCTCCTTTAAAATGATAGTagcacaaagttgtgacaaagaagcacaaagcacaaagtgaagtgAGGAGTACATATTGGCAGTGATAAATACCAAATAATAGTGAAGGGGAAAAATAACTCCAAATCATGAGTGTCTAGAAGTCCACTTCTGTTTGCCTCTACTTTGCACATTTTGCATACACAAAGCAATATAATTACAGTATGTTGAAAGCATGGTGGGTGTTTTTAGTGCTCACCCCAGTTTGTTTAGTTTGCAATTTGGATGAATCAGTCCTTCACGCAGAAACCTGACTCCAGAGTCCTTCAGATTAGTCCACTGCAAATCAAGCTCCGCCAGCACCATGTTTGTTGAGAGAACAACAGACAGATCTTCCCAGAATTTGTCTGTGAACTGGCATCCATCAAGCCTGCACAGTGAGACAGAAACAGTTCTATTAGCCCAGCCCTTTCTCTGAACATCAAATACACAAATTCCTTTAAATATTCTATTCTATAAAGGACATCTGCTTGCATGACaatctctttctatctctcccaGTTCTTTGTCTTCTGTATTTTGTTTCTGAAAAGGTGCAAATGCCTACAAGATTTTACTTAGAATTAAAGAATTTTAGAACtgaaagagatcacaagggtcatctagtTTAACACCTAGTCTTGCAGGTCTAAGGTGCAAATACACATCTAAGGTGCTCCCCAAAGACACCTATTCTCTAACTAAAGAGATTTACATATGGAGAGTCCTCCAATCACCAAGATAATCTATTTCACTATTGAACTGCTcccacactaaaaaaaaaagttattcctaatgtccTTATCATTTGAATCTGTTTGATCATGTTCAAGAGGCTCTGTGTTCCACATGACATTCGCCCAAGATATTCAAATCTCTTTCCTCTGGCTtcaaatttcattttttcctATGGATTAACCAAACATGTTTCCTTTAGACTTTGTtattcttgtgtgctttcaaattgtttctgatttgtggcaaccctaagacaaacctgTCAAAACGGTattttggcaagatttctttagaTACATTATTTGAGTATAccatgcccaaagtcacccagtgggttttcaaggCTGAATGGGAATTCTTCCTCTGGTCTCCACAGTTGCAGTTCAATGCACAAATCACTATATCACACTGGCTCTCTGGGAttaagggcccctccacacagccctatatcccagaatatcaaggcagaaaatcccacattatatgggtgtggactcagataacccagttcaaagcagatattctgggatatagggctgtgtggaagggttctaagAGATTGTATACATAGTATGAAATATAAGAGAATTGGCCAAGACAAATAAGGCCCTTCTACACccccatataatacagattgtcaaagcagataatccacattatctgctctgaactggattatatgaatctacactgtcatataatccagttcaaagaagataatctggactgtatatggaagtgtagaagaagCCTAAGAAACACTTGAAATGCTCACCATGGGTAAGTTTGCATTATAAAATTTAACTCATACATATGGAATTGATTTATCAACCTGCCCCTAAATCTTAACAAAGAAAATGTGAGATGAGGAGAAATCCCTAGAAGCTGGTGACTCTAATGTGAGTGAAACACTGCATACATGCAGAGTCTcagtccatttttttttaaaagcaatcctAGTGCTGAATGCTATTTTCTAAAACATATTCAGAACACTGGATAGCTATTTTAAAATTTCAACTTAAATCTGGAAACTGACAGCTTCACATGTAATCTTTATTGACAGCTTGTTGCCTATCATGGAATCATCTATGCTGATCCATCTTTGGACCTGCACTTCTCCCCTGTAACACCGCACTGTTTAAATTGGTTTTAATAGAACTGACATAGCAATGAAGTGGAATAATCTGGCCAGATGTGGTGGGTATTTCAGCTCTGGAATCACCAAACTGGCACATCACTTTGGAAAAGTAACCAAATTGGTTCAGTGACTTACTCCACTTTCTTTATTTTACCATCTGGATCCTTCAGTGTTTGACAGAGTAGGTTAATTGCTGAATGCTTCTCTGTCTTCTGAAGTTGCCTGGAAATGCAGAAATGATTAGTTTGACTCGCCTCTGCTGAATAGCAAGAAAAACATGGAATTTGTGAGTTCCGTATTTCACGACAGGAAATCTCTCTTCGGCTGTGGCAGGCTTACTCTGAGGTTCACGCCATCGCAGTAGGAAGGTGCAAGCCCCTACTCTCACTCAGATCATAGGTTGTCAGTACTCTTGGTGTTTCTCTATAGTGCACACTTCAATGTCCTTTGAAAAAAGTTTTACTATCACTGATTCTTTGGAAACCAAAAAGCAAAACACTTACAGGGATTTTAGTCTGCAAGGAGGCTTGCTTCATGTTCCCTTGGTAGGTGGCCTTACTATTTCCTCCAATCTAGAGTTTACAAAGCTTTTTGGCTGAAAGATCCATCATGAAGAACATGTTTGGCATAAGATCTAGACTAAGTTCCCACTTCTCAGACTAAAACTAAACTAGTTTTATTCCCTAGACTACGTTCTTACATCTTACTTCCACTGAAATCAGTGGGGTTAACGTTAACTATAACTGATCTGAGCTATGGATTTAAATATGACTAAAGCACAATTGATTTGCCTGGCTCATGCTTTGACTCATACTGATGTCCATGCTTGCTTGGTAGATCCCTGCAAGTTTTCTCATGGGGTGCCCATATACACTTTCCAGTTCTCTATGCATTCATACACCTGGTGTATGCCAGGACATACAGTGGTGCCAGGACATACAGAGACAGTTATGACTTATCTTCTGAATAAAGATATGCTTTAAGATCTCCCCAGAAAGACAACTATATAAATATGGTTTAGGACTAAGCTGAGCAGCTTTTCTTGATGGTATTCCCAAAAAGTTGCTATACCAAATAGGGCAGAAAAAGTCTAgcacatgcatgggcaaacttcagctctccagctgttttggactggctattaggaattgtgggagttggagtccaaaatatctgaagggctgaagttttctcCTGCCTGGTCTAGCAGGTGATTATGCCTAATGCCCACAATGTCAGAGTCATCTATGTGAGAAAACCCTGAAGCTCAGCATAATGACATCATCCAACTATGGAGAGAAGAAGCATGGAAAAGATCATTGTACAGTCCAAAGAAATATAAAAGGAACCAAAGAAAAGTTTTCCTGTTTTGCAAACTGCAGTTGTAATTTGCAGAATTGTTCCTCAACAAAATAACTATCAGAAAGTCAGAAAAGTAATATTACTTCTGCTAAATGTTCATAAATGGAAAAACTTCAACACTACTTACTGATGTGGATAACTTGGGAGCCTTTGAAGTACTTCTGCTTCACGTTCTTCCAACAGAAACAAACATCTATACAGGGAAAGAGTTTCTAAATTCATACAATTATTTATGCAATAACAGAGAACCACTTGATCCATTTGCGTAAAAGTCAAGTCTTGTAAAGTTAGTTCAGTTAAGTGATTTAGTGCATGCTTAACAAATTCTTCTTCTTTGATCTCATACAAAGAATGAAAGCGCTCTAGTTGCCCATAATCTGGACGAATGAACTGAATCTGTGTGTCTAATTGAAACCACTCTATTAAGTCAGTCTTAATTTTAGGTGAAATGCTCCACTCAAATTgttcttttaaatatttcattatttctttgtttaaaagGCCAAAGACAAACTGTATTGTTAACGTTAAATCTCCTCGAACTTCGTTACAAGCATCCAAGAAATATTTGATGCTTTTCTTAGTAGTCTCAGTATCTCTGGATACGTCTTCAGAAACATAGAACAAAGCTGCAAGAAACTCTTGTATACTGGGGTGGAAGAAACTGTAGATGCCTTCACAATCAGGATCTTTCCGAAAGAGAGTTCCATGGAAAGCCAGCTGCTTTTGAATGTCCTGTTCCTTcaacaaggttttcttttcccagATTCTATCAGCAGCCAATGAACAGAGTCCTATCAGATTTAATTGCTCAGAGCCAGTGCAAAGAGACTTAGACAAATGGGAAAGATAAAGTGCATACACTCCTGTGAGTGTGTCTGAAAGTAGCATCAGATCTTCCTCAGCTCTGTCCAGCTGCTGTTTcaatgccatgcagatgatccaGCATACATTAGGGACAAAGGAGATAGCAAGGAGTGCTTCATTCTTTTTAATGTAGCTCAAAGCCTGTGCTGCTAATTTTTCCTCCCCAAAGAACTTGCAGAAATATTCTTTTTTGCCTTCTTCAGAAAATCCCAGGTGCCTGGCATAGCGTGGTGACTGCAAACAATCCTCAAGGCTCTCCAGAGCATTTGGCCTAGTAGTGATGATTAAGCAGGACTCAGGAAGGAGGGTCTTGCAAAACAAACTGCTCAGGAGCAGCTCCACCGGCTTCTTCTCAAAGGGATTGATGCTCAGGTTATTCTCCTGTTGTTTAATGGAACAATTCAGTTCCTCAAAACCATCAATAATGAAAAGGCATTTGCCTGGATTCATGAGGAGTTTGTTAATTGCTTCTCCAAGTCTAGGTTCAGAGTGATTATTTAAAATAAGTTCAGCTAAATTAGCCTCTACCACAATGAAATTCATTTGACGACAACTCAAGTAGAAAATAGAATCAAATCTTTCTGGAGATTGTCTTCCAGTTGCCCAGTCTTGCATGATCTTTCTAGCCATCACAGTTTTCCCAACCCCAGCCATGCCAAAGAGCACAACCGTCTGCGGTCCATCATTCTCAGTATCAAAGAGCGCATCTATGGTTGTCACAGGCATTTGCTCAGACAGCGATTGTGTGTGTCTCCATGGCCTATTCAGTATttcacattctttttcttttccactggCAACAACCACTTTAGTGTATTTCTCATTTGGAGGTATCTGGACCATCAAGCAAGGGTTCCCATCTTCAGGtgaacaatatttttttctaatgtgTTCTCTGTATCTTTCCCTGTAATCTAATTCAAACAATACTTATTGTTATTTATCATTCCTTATTTAAGAAACAATCAAGCTATTGAGATATCTAAAAATATGCCAAAGATCTAAAAATGACTGGTGAAAgcaaaagatgatgatgatgatgatgatgatgatgatgataacaaacattatttataccccgccccatctccccaagtggACTTGGAACAGCTCACAACAATGtaaataacacaacaataatcaaaataaaataatgataataaaccaATAAACTAATAACCAATTTAAATAGAATCAATGCAAGTAATTGGACAATCCATAAAAGTGAAAAAAGCAAACTAAATATATAAATTAACAGACATCATCCTTTAAAACCAGAATTATATGGTATAAAACACTTTATACCATTATCCGTTATTGTTCCCATTCCTCCACAACCAATTAATTTCCATGCCTGTTTTTGAAAACGACTCATGGGAGGACTAAAATTGCAAAAATTACACATTACTTCCTTCATGAAGAAAATTAAGAATTACCTCCCTAGCTAGAAAGAGCAGCGTCTTTCACATAATTTctatggaggtggtggtggggtattcCTATCTGAACTAGTATGAGTTTAGAATCAGTTGTCTTTAAAGAACAGTGGTAAATAGCTAGCTGCCCCTCTCTGCCCAGAAGCAGAACTATAATCTTACCAGTCCCCTCCCAAAATCAATGCATGCATGCCAGCTCACACTGGTCCAAAGGAAAATCTCTGTGCAGGAAGGGAAGCTAACACAATTTGCATGGAATGACTTGTCCTTCTTTTCAATCTACTTTTCTCTTTCTAATATCTCCAATTCCAAGTAATATCAATGACAACATCCTTCTCCCATTTCAACTTTGATTTTTTTCAGTAGCTActccccttcacacacacacacatttttgtaaTGTTCAACCTCTTATAGCTACAAAGAACATCACAATCTCATTATTTGCATATTAcagcaatatattgaaacaggaCTAAGGTAAGCAGCATACCCTTCCTATAAGTAACCCCTCCATTCCCTCACTTACCTGGTGACATATCTGGGTTTGGAATTTAAACCCACAAGGTGGAGTCCTTTGGTGTACAGAAATATAATAACTTCAATTAACTGAAATACAGAAAAGTGTTTCTTTTAGATCTGTCAGATAAACACTTTTATCTGCTTTTCCCTTTGACGTTTTTGACCCAGAGCCTGAAGCCTAGTTCCCTTAATTTCTTCAACGTCTGTGTTAACAAGTAAGGACGGCATTCAGCAACCAGGAAGTGGATTTTCATAACAGGAGGGAGGATCAGTACTGCAAAGTTTCCAGTAACGCTACAACAAAACAGCAGCATCTAGTGGCAGAAGTAAAACCTTGGTGATGACAAGACCAAGACCATAGTTcaaggatattggcaagctgggaTATGTTCAGAGaaaagtgactaaaatgatcagaggtctgTAGACCATACTCTATGAGGAGCATAAAGAGATGGgtatgttttgcctgcagaagagaaggttgagaggagacatgacagccaatatgtataaatatatgaaaggatgtcatagggatgagggaacaggcttgttttctgctgcctaggagactaggacttggagcaatgggttcaaattacaggaaagtagactccaactgaacattaggaagaacttcctgactgtaagagctgttcaacagtggaactctctgccttggagtctggaggaggctccttctttggaggcttttaaagagaggctggatggccatctgtcaggggcactttgattgcatatttcctgcat is a window encoding:
- the LOC132771796 gene encoding NACHT, LRR and PYD domains-containing protein 12-like yields the protein MSPDYRERYREHIRKKYCSPEDGNPCLMVQIPPNEKYTKVVVASGKEKECEILNRPWRHTQSLSEQMPVTTIDALFDTENDGPQTVVLFGMAGVGKTVMARKIMQDWATGRQSPERFDSIFYLSCRQMNFIVVEANLAELILNNHSEPRLGEAINKLLMNPGKCLFIIDGFEELNCSIKQQENNLSINPFEKKPVELLLSSLFCKTLLPESCLIITTRPNALESLEDCLQSPRYARHLGFSEEGKKEYFCKFFGEEKLAAQALSYIKKNEALLAISFVPNVCWIICMALKQQLDRAEEDLMLLSDTLTGVYALYLSHLSKSLCTGSEQLNLIGLCSLAADRIWEKKTLLKEQDIQKQLAFHGTLFRKDPDCEGIYSFFHPSIQEFLAALFYVSEDVSRDTETTKKSIKYFLDACNEVRGDLTLTIQFVFGLLNKEIMKYLKEQFEWSISPKIKTDLIEWFQLDTQIQFIRPDYGQLERFHSLYEIKEEEFVKHALNHLTELTLQDLTFTQMDQVVLCYCINNCMNLETLSLYRCLFLLEEREAEVLQRLPSYPHQQLQKTEKHSAINLLCQTLKDPDGKIKKVELDGCQFTDKFWEDLSVVLSTNMVLAELDLQWTNLKDSGVRFLREGLIHPNCKLNKLGLWGCNLTHACSDDLFTVLSHSQTLMELKLGCNSSLGIQGVQQLCEGLKHQDCKLQSLWLDECDLNSAGCQHFIPVLSTSQILRKLILDSNKLGDVGVKVLCEGLKHPQCQLENLSLATCELSSACCGDLSSVLSISETLTELELEYNKLEDTGLRLLCEGLKQPKCKLEKLGLAGCGITAASCEDLACVLAVKWTLKHLDIEYNKLGDSGVKLLCEGLKHPHCRMETLNLFTCDLTATCTKDLASFLCCNQTLAELFLGGNTLGDLGVKQLCEGLKHSQCKIKKLCLCNSGITAAGCVELSSVFSTSQVMEDIDLWQNTLEDSGLRLLCEGLKHPDCKLEVLSMWGCKFTAASCGDLQCVLSTNQSLKKLQLENNKLGDLGVMLLCEGLKHPNCRLKLIGLDIEELSEDTMQELRYLKRMKPELIIDT